Within the Trichoderma breve strain T069 chromosome 3, whole genome shotgun sequence genome, the region aggcgccGGTTATGAAGATTGACGATTCGCCTCCAGTAATGCCTCTGGATTGTTCTAAATTCATTGTTGGAGAGCCTGCAGACGAGACCATCAGCTTTTGTTCATGGAAGGTCGTTCTGGCTTATCCTAATAGCTTCATCGGCAAGGTGAACAGGCCTCGGGTATGTACAGGATTCTGTTGCTCTGATATACAAATATAGAGAGGGTATGTTGCTGACATAGTCCACAGGCCAAGGTTTTCTTTGACAAAATATTGGAGGATCGAGTCTGGGATTTGTGAGTATCCCTTGGATTATCATGAATGCATTCTGACTAATCTTGCAGTTTCTACCTCTACCATCCTGAGAAACCTGGTGATAAGCCTCGTCTGCTGGTGCCCACGGTTCAGCTGGAATACTTTctcaagagcatcaacaGAGAGCTCGGAACTTCACTCGCTATCCCGGGAGGCGCAAACCAAGATCGCTTCTATATGAAATTCGGCCAGGGAGATGCGCCAAGGCCGCGATACCTGAAGAGATCAAGAGATCAAAAATCCCTGGAGATTGAAAGCTTCCCAGACTTTCATCAGGTGGACTGGGACAGTTTCAGGGCCGCGCATGGTGCCATTCAGCAAGACTGGAAGGAAACCTGGAACATGATGGTGCCAAGGCCAGCTTTCCGcgataagaagaaggataACGGAAGAAAGGCGGCTCAGAAAAAGCTTGACAGAGAGCGAATGCTTTACGAGGCCCAAGAATTTCTTCATCTGATACCAGACAGCAGCAAGGGGGAAAATGTTGTTTTCCTCTGCATGGACgtcgaggccatcgagaTGCCGCCGAATCCCGTGTCTGAAGTTGGGATAGCCATCCTTGATGTTAAGGACCTCAAGGGTGTGCCATCGGGCCCTGGTGGCCACAATTGGTGGCAGTTTATCAAGGCATACCACCTTCGAACCAAGGAGTATGCAGGCCTGGTGAACCATCGCTTCGTCCATGGGTGTCCTAGCTACTTTGATTTTGGGTAATTGTCCAAAGCACCCTCTTCTTGTATGAGCTTCTACTAATCTATTAATAGTAAAAGCACCTTTCCGGAAGAATGTGAGCTTCCCGAAGCAATTCTGGAAATCCTGGCGCcgtatataaaaaagaagcgTCAGCTGGTATTTGTTGGTCATGACGCCAACCAGGACATCAAGTACCTCTCGAGTGTAGGATTTGAGATATTGTCCCTTCGAGGTCTTGTTGAGCAACTCGACACGAAGGATATTCACCAGGCTTGGAAAGAACGGGAGAGCGGCAAGGGCCTTGTGGCCGTACTCAACGACCTATCAATTCGCAGCAAGCACCTGCACAACGCTGGCAATGACGCCGTATTTACTCTTCGTGCCCTGATCGGCGTCGCTATTGAGGAGATTCGGGAAAAGGAAGCAAAGGCGAAAGGAGAAGAGTACAAGCCGGCACTGTGGGATGTCGAGATAAAGGAGCCCGAGGTTGAAGGAATGGAGAAGTGGGTATGAAACCGTCTTGAGTTGAGACTtggtattttcttttctttcttcttgtgggtttgttttttcccccgAAGTGGCAAGCCGCGAAATCTTTCATGTAGCTAGCCTCCTTCATCTCTAAAATCTTTCCCATACCTTAGCTATGAGTCGCTTAGATGGCTTTCAAATTCAGCCCACCAACCCACCAACGCCAATCGCTATGGAAATCGAATATCGTACAAGACATATACACACGGCCCCCCAAACCgaccctctctcttttttctctctctcattaTCAACGCGGCGGGTTCGTAATAATGCGTTACGTGGTTGGACACATGGGGCTGTTCATTTCCGCTTCTTTGCAAGTTCACCGGCTCAGCTTCGGTCAGACAGTTTTATCCAGTAATTCCTTTGCTTCGTTGACTTTAGTCGCCAAGTACGGGCTGCCGCCTCGATCGGGGTGGTTGAGGAGCATGAGCGTTCGGTGGGCCTTGCGGACCTTGTCTTTGGTAATGGATCGCTCGCTGTGGGTGAATGGAATTAGTCCTAGTTGATTTCATCACAAAATGATTTGTCTTTCGTGCTTGTTATTACCTTAGTGATAGAATGAGAGAagcctccttcttggtcaTCCGGGGCTCGAAACCGCCTTTGTAAAAAGCCTTGCCCATGGCGCCGACGCCGCCGCGGGAACGACGGAGGGCGACGAAGCCTGCGCGGCcctgtggaagaagaaaaagtgtTAGCTGTTGGTCGTATTCTTATTGTTTCGGATGCTGTATTTCAGGGCATGTATGGTTTTTGATGCAAGTGTGACATGGATGGCGAAGTTGCGCTTATACGAAGccgaagagagaagagagtgcACGTACGAGGAATGCTGCGACGGCAACACCGGCGCCCCAAGCCATTACTGAAGCCATGATGTGAAGTTTGTTTCTGTTGATCTCGGATGAGTGAGATTGACAGTGTTGGCTGTGGATTGTTGGGAGGTTGATTTGTCGCAATACTGGGAGTGGGTTTGGAGAGAATCGGCTTCTGAGAAAGTTGAAGTTTTGCTAGGGACGGATGATGGGTGCGGGGCAATAGTTTTTCCGGGGAAGATGCATGGCTTGGGAGTTGGACTCGTGGATGATGTGCATGCATGGATTGGAGGGGCATTGGAGACGTTGATTGGTTGCGGACGATCTGCAGTTCGTTAAAATACTGTAGTTTAATTTCTATATAATTTACAAGGCGATATATGATAAACTATATAttgatttgcttctttcttgtgGTGATGCTCAAGGGCCGGTACGAGGTCAGGACTTGTCTATCTAAGTGCGCTCGGCAGTAGCCCGTAATAATTCGGCCTGCAGGTATGCTTCAAGTCTCGGCGATGCATGGCCTCGGTTGCTTGAACTCAAGGCTCTTTCCTGCTTCTGAAGATGTTCTCTTGAATATAGTAGGCATTCGTCCGGCCGAGAATCATGGCCCCGGGGCCGATATCACGCAGGGGCTTGCCTCAGTTGCAGGATGGTTGAAGGAAATCGTGTTGTCCACAGTTTGCACTTCACCcttgctcctcttccgcttcctcctctttggtTACGTGCTGATGCGCCTTTTccggcatcttcaaggctCCTTCAACCGCCTCTTTAATCTTCTTATCCAGCTCTGCtttgctctcctcctcctgctgccgcctctcttcttcagcggcctGCTCCCAGTTGTAGTTGCCGGCGCCCCCGCGCCCCGACCAGCCCGCGCGGTGAGGCTGCGGGTTCTTCTTCAGGCTCGAGGCCACGGCGGCCCCCGTCTCGTCTGCCAGCCGCCCCTGGTTCTGCGCGGCATACGACGGGTCGATGAAGTTTCCGGCGCCTCCACGGCCGGCTCTTGCGGGGCCCTGCGGCTGCGACGGGGCCGCTGACGgcgaagagaaggaagaggcaaTGGCCTTTAGCTGCTGCGCTTCAAGATCCTAAAAGGCGGGCGCTGTATTAGAAACCACTGGAGGGGGTATATTGATACTCTGGGAGAGCCAGGGTCGGGATTTACTTTGGAAGCCTCGTCGGCCTGTTTCGACGAGACGTAGTTGCCTGCCCCACCGCGGCCGACTTTGTAGAGCGCATCTTGGTCCTGAGGCATCGCAAAATGCTACAAGGCCACGTACAAGGGGGGGTGTGAGTTGTGGAACTTTGAAAGGAAGGaagtattaaaaataaaagagggTTAACCTCAACAAGTAACCGTACCTTTGGCGTTTTCTGAATTACGTACCAAAAGCCCactttgttttgttgaagCCGACCAAGTTTTTtggtggaaaaaaaaaaagatgccaGGGCGTGATGGtagaagacaaagaggctTCGCTGACGTCACGAGGCTATGTGGACCCGGCCATGACGTACGCGGTATTGAAAAAACGACGGAGCCGAAGCAGCCAGGCAGGGATTCTATTCTTTGGGTCGACGCCATGTGCGAGAAACAACAAGGTTTGTATTTGAATTTGGGCCGTGGCTCTGGGCCCTGGCATAAGGGTGAAAGTTTGGCTTGCGGGAAAAATATGCGAGGGGATCGACAGAAAGGTTGATTCGGAGGCGGGAGCCAAACGGACGTGGATGCATGTCAAGTCAGCCAAGCCCTCGTTTGGCGCAGTTTTGGCAGTTTGGCAAGGCGATGATCTATGTCAGTGCGTGTACCTTGCCGGTACTCTCGCTGATCAGTCAAAGTACCGCCGCATTGGATAGCAGTCAAACTTCTGTTGCGGAAATCGTCGGTCATGGATCGACAGGCGGCCTCTTTATTCTACGATCCAACGTCAAAGAGAAGCCATGAGTGTTAGTGCCAGCTTGTAACGACACATGCACAACAGATGATTCCGCAGCAGTTCGCATAGGGACACCGGTGATCCCCACAAGGCAAACTCAAAGAGCCATCGAATATATGACAAGTATCCTTTCTCCAGTCAGACAATCAAGCCTTACAGCACTACCCGTTGCGCCCATTCGGAAGTGGCGGGCGGCTGCCGCTCTCAAAATCTACGAGTACAGCGGCCCTGACGCTTGACCCGGCTTCCATGGAATCGTCGATGCGCAAGTTGTGCAGGGATTCTTGCCCGcgtatcttttttttctgcggCGTGCTTCTCGCCGAGTTTGGTTCCGGAGATCCCGACATGGTTTCGGCGGGACGAGGTCCGTGTCCCAAAGCCGGGAGCGTATTCTATTCAAGCAACGTTTTTGCTGATGCAAGAAAACGTCGATGCAGCGTCAGATGCTCCATGTAAAAAGCGTCCCATGTAAGCGGCGTTTCGGAGGACAGTGCGAACGGTGGAGAAATGTCGCACGACTACCGAAGCGCACGCACtgtgtttttttttgatTCGTATCCAATGTCGTTTCATTTCATCTTTGACGCAGCGTGATGGGGCAACGAGGGAGTGTAGCAATGAATCCGGCAAAAGtcgaaacaaacaaaaaaaaaggtccatGCACAGCTGGCGAGCTGCAAACTTGGGCACCATTACATAAGAACGGATCAGGTTTCTATCAAGTACTCCTAGGTATGCATGCTTTGTATGTGATACCGTATGTACATCGGATGAGTCAAAGACATCAATGGATATTGATACGGGTGAACGGGGGGAGGCGTTGATGCCAGAGAGCTGTTTTAGGCCTCCACCGCATGAACTTTTCTGCCCAGATATTGATTAACTGAATCATGGCGCCGATGGTTGATGCCATGTAGACGTCGAAAACTATAGAGCGTGCATTCTGTGCGACATGACCTTGGAGTATCATTGGCGAGTCggctgatggtgttgatcAAAGTGGTGGCATCCTCTCCAGATATTGTGCACCAGCAGTGAGTGAGCTGGGAAACATGCTCGTACTATGCCGGTACGACGTGGTATACATTCACCAAATGCCTCGTCAacacccccctccctttcATCTGACTTTCTTATTACTTAATTGATCCTGTTGAAGGATCGAGAACCGTTGCGCTCGTCACCGACCCAATGATGGCTCTCGGTCGATGGTGACACGATGATTGGGCTTGGAAGTGGGAACTGCGGCCTCCGATTGGCTACCGAGCGGCTGCCGAGCGGAAGTCGAGATGATTGTCGAGACGTTGCGGCGCACGCAATCACGATGTCGGATTGTTCTAATTACCTATGGGCAGTGTAGTAAAAGGGGAGAGAATATGGTGTATTTGGCTGTAGGTTTGAAGAAATGCTGCACTGTACTAATGTTTGCCGATATATACTGTACGAATTACATTGGGTGGTGGGTGCTTTGGAGTCGTAGCATTTGATGTAAAtcattgaagatgctttACCATTGTCGTGTACATGGACGGCGAACGCAAGGGCCTCCATATTTGATATCAACAAAGGTGGTATCAAAATCGGCTAATTCCAGTGCAGACAGACAGTCACTAGCATAAACATGAATCGTGAGATAAGACTCCCACCCAAGAACTTCATCCGACGACCGTTGACAGGCCGGCTCGGCTCGTCTCTAGAGCTGATCGCCAACATACTACTGATACTACCTTGTAGACTCGACATCCTTTTCGGAGCGGTTTCGCCATTGATGTTCAGGCACATCTACACCATCTCCGACTGCCATGGCCCCGCAAGGCGATCAATTGGATCATGGGCTATCAAAAGGCCCAGCTGAAAGATGATCCGTCTGTCCATCATCCGAAGGCTAGAGTTGGGCACCCATTCGCCACTACTGTACGAGCTGCAAACCATGtataagagagagaaaatttTTCATGCTTCCAACGAGGACGTCATGcaatcttcatctgcaaTTGTCAGGTTCCAATTGAGTGCATTTTACGGGCTGAGCCAAGCAGGTTGCGCTGGCATTGGACGGGCGGAACATGCAAAAAGTGAAGCCGACGCCCGGGGTGATGTGGGATCCATcagccaaaagaagagagcttGGGGGGgtgtttgcttgtttcttctgTTGGGCACCGAAATTGGAAAGctagagctgctgctgtaagGAGAAAGAAACGAGTTCGGCATCTCCTTGGGCGGCTGCAAGGGCCCATGGATGAAGGAAAATTTTCTTTCCATGGTTTGCCTGCCTTTGTGTGGTTTGAGGTTAAAGGCCGTTGGTTTGCCCTTATCTGCGGGATCAATATCATTCGTTGCCTGCTTCGGGAACCGTTTCGGGGCCTTGTTATTGCAGAAATCTGCATTGGTTCCGAACGGGTTAGGCAATTGAGAAAAATAAGTGAATTATCTTGCCATTTTTAAATATAGGAGGAACCaacatcccatcccatcccggTCCATTTCGCCCTTGAATGGCCATGATTCGGCCAACGTGGTTCAACCGCATCGAAATGTTTGCTCGATGCGCCTGCGATGGTGCCATGGCCGAATGCCCTAGAACTAGTTCGCTGCCGGAAGTCGTGACCTGCGTAAGCGCACGGCCGGGGGGTGCGTCCACACACTCACTCTAGGTAGACGGCATAaacatcaatggatcaatcAGTTCCAAGGAACAGATGGAACCTAAACTGTTGGCACTGGGAGGGAGGAACTAACGCTGTGGCTAGTGGGCAAAAGGTGCCTGTAAGAAATACCGTGTTAGCGCAGCCACTTATACTGTGCAGCTAGCAAACGACATCAATCAAAATGTCATCGCGCTCGTGCCAGAGGGCAAGAAGGCGTCCAGTTGTAGCGGGTTCCTGGATAACGAGGCGCAACGACATGGTGGTGGCCTGactttttgactttttgaCTTTTCGACTTGTGCCTTGCGATTCTTTATTCTGTTCCACGGCGATTCTATTCTGTTTCGGTTGTTCTTTGCGCCAGGGGTTTGACTTTATCCCCCATGTCTTGTGCTGTTTTGCTCtcctcttgttttgtttttaatGCTTatcctttgtctcttttttctttttactttttttattccccGGTGGCGTCTTTGTCTGTTGACCTATTATCTGCTGTTGTTAGTTCCCCAATTGactccgtacgagtacaaggtGCTACTCTCTTTCATAGCTCCATGTCTCCATGATATCCACAACGTCTCCATCACACCGGCTGCCTTTATACCTGATGGCGACAAACCTAATCAACTGGTGACTCTTGCGCATTCTCTTTCTATCTACAGACCAGCGGTGACCGCAATTGCTCTTCTGCTGCTACTACTATGCGATGCGGCATACGACTATTCGTACCCGTACTCCGCTATCTGCTAAGACCATATGCTTAATGATTCCCCGGACCTGCCGCATTTAGCCGATTGCTGTTGTGCGGTTGTTGTTGTCTCTGGTTTTgcctggaagaggaaaagcTGTTTGTGCAGTCTAATGGAGATGAGCAAAGTGGTGATTCAAACATGCATACGAAGCGCAAAGTATCCCTAGCTGTCGGCCAATTCTCAACCCAGCATTGAGAGGCAGAGGCCGCCCGTCTCGACCAATTGACACCTCTGTTACATGCCAATCACTTCCTCGGTGCAATCCGCACAAGAAACTCAACTCTGCCGAGCTCCTCTGGTGTCCAGGAAATAGCTGGTTAGACGCACCCGTCGGTTCCCAACGGACATGGGAGCTTCTCTATCTATCTCATCCAAATCATCTCCCCCGCTTCAGTTGCCCCTCACCCAAGCCGTATTCGGCCCCCGAAAAGACCAAGAATCCCGGGCCTTGCCCAGGCCTCTTTCTGCTGTAGCTTGCCTCCCCCCTCTTTCGAATTGATGCGAAATGCTAGTAAGATGAGATGCTTTCTTAGCAGATCGACGATGGCTCTTAGGACGCTTGCTGCGAATACACGGAAGTGAGGTCTTGCGGAGTCTTGGTTGCGGGGGTGGAAACGGGGCTCGGGGGAGTTGATCCACTTCGGCCTGGCGAGAATCGAGTCCgatgcagcttcatcaacgATGAGCGATTCAGTTTGCGGGCAGCTACGGTTTGTTAGTTAGATTGTAGTCATACCAAGCTCCGGTATCGTGGAGGTAGGGCTGGGGCTCTTATCAAACCCAAGCGGCAAAGACCCATGAACCTTGCTGATGCCGAAGCGAGAGCTGAACGGCCAGGTCATTTCAATTCGGTCTTGGTCTTTTTCAGCTGAAATCCCATTGAGCAAAtccccctcctttttttgctttttctttttttttttccatctgTGCGCGTGTGTATGTACATATCTGCGGATTCCATACTTACGTGTGTCTACTAATAAGCTCACCCGGACCAATGCAATTCACTACCATGCGTCTTTTCGCCAATCGGCCGGGCTACAGAGAGCAACATGTAGGTAATACTCGTATTACTCGCTCGCATGTAATGTCATGTACAGTCAGAACGGAGCACATGAAGTGTAATATTGATTATTGCGCTGGGCTGCGGAGCAAATTGATAGTGGTAACCTGAACTTGGCCTCAGCGACGCTAGGCCGGGATGCTGCTCTCACATACCCGAAGAACTAAGGTGATAATTGTAggtacatacgagtactctgCAATACTGCTACGAGTACTAGGTCGAATCCATCGATTTCATTTCAGCGTTCGTTCCTTCGTCAGCCACTCCCCCTCCACGACTGAATCAGGTGCCTCCGTGCGAGGAACGCCTGGCGCTCGTCATGTGAGGCGGAAGGGGTAGTACCAAGTACCGTACTGTGAAGCCAGGACCGTACTAAATGGGAGCGAGTTGCTGGATGGGATGAGTAAGGCATAAAACAGCACGTTTCGTCTGATTCCATTGTTTGTATCAGAAAGTTGGCACTAGGTAGCAGCGttatggagcagcagcgcatcaaaTCTGGtattggattgattgattgactgATGACTCAGTGATTGATGGATTGATTCTATCCTGTACAGTACAATCTCCTACTTGGTAGTACTTCAATTGCAATCAAATGTCCCCCTCCCAACTTTTTTGCTCGCTGAACCACGGCCCCGATAGGAGGCAGCCCTCATCCCTTTCCGGAGCATTACGGGCCGTCTTCCATGTTCCTTGATAGGGCTTGACTTGACTTGACAGGACGGAGA harbors:
- a CDS encoding pam16 domain-containing protein, which translates into the protein MASVMAWGAGVAVAAFLGRAGFVALRRSRGGVGAMGKAFYKGGFEPRMTKKEASLILSLSERSITKDKVRKAHRTLMLLNHPDRGGSPYLATKVNEAKELLDKTV